One part of the Eleginops maclovinus isolate JMC-PN-2008 ecotype Puerto Natales chromosome 14, JC_Emac_rtc_rv5, whole genome shotgun sequence genome encodes these proteins:
- the LOC134876188 gene encoding early growth response protein 4-like: MLLQREDSFMSDFEDACSAWVDSVGSSPNSDSEGGSPICQVFSPGTDASDSDFFSDFSDCSSDSLSPSLGYSSSFFPEPEAASPGGLSSTADAILNMITEIVGICTEMEHDSSPDLAAPSPAAASPSSPLFAPSPSPSSSSAPPSTDASPPLPPLVSHPVVVKSEFLSSSCSSGCSHSSMPGNEVLFPGSADSLLPLSALEQQVDVCDFIDSLLSSDAGQGDLKPGWEVKQEPLGLEDWLKGFPVTGGDPGNYVISRPVVKTEIFSPPTLPSTVDAHLLSSLLQGAFPIVNISSVHAAPKQSRAGRRASAPKAKPFTCTMHGCERRFSRSDELNRHVRIHTGQKPFTCSICSRSFSRSDHLTTHTRTHTGEKPFSCDVCGKRFARSDERKRHGRVHVKQQLRAQMMAAYSLAVNAPGV; the protein is encoded by the exons atgctCCTGCAGCGCGAGGACAGCTTCATGTCGGACTTTGAGGATGCTTGCAGCGCTTGGGTGGACAGTGTGGGGTCCAGCCCCAACAGCGACTCTGAGGGGGGGTCCCCCATCTGCCAAG tttTCTCTCCGGGAACAGACGCCTCTGACTCGGATTTCTTCTCCGACTTTAGTGACTGCTCCTCGgactccctctctccttccctcggctacagcagcagcttctTCCCAGAGCCGGAGGCGGCATCACCGGGGGGTCTGAGCAGCACCGCGGACGCCATCCTCAACATGATCACGGAGATCGTGGGGATCTGCACCGAGATGGAGCATGACTCTTCCCCGGATCTTGCAGCACCTTCCCCGGCTGCAGcatccccttcctcccccctctttgCTCCATCACCATCACCGTCTTCTTCATCTGCACCCCCCAGCACTGACGCGAGCCCCCCTTTGCCTCCCCTGGTTTCCCACCCAGTTGTGGTGAAAAGTGAGTTTTTGagctccagctgcagcagcgggTGTTCCCACTCTTCCATGCCCGGGAATGAAGTTCTGTTCCCGGGCAGTGCGGACTCTCTCCTCCCGCTGTCGGCCCTGGAGCAACAGGTGGATGTTTGTGACTTCATCGACTCTCTGCTGAGCTCTGATGCCGGGCAGGGGGACCTGAAGCCCGGGTGGGAAGTAAAGCAGGAACCGCTGGGGCTGGAGGACTGGCTGAAGGGGTTCCCGGTAACGGGGGGGGATCCCGGTAACTACGTCATCAGCAGACCGGTGGTAAAGACCGAGATTTTCTCCCCCCCCACACTCCCCTCCACAGTGGACGCGCATCTGCTCTCCTCCCTTCTGCAGGGTGCGTTCCCGATAGTCAACATCAGCAGCGTGCACGCAGCCCCCAAACAGTCACGCGCGGGGAGAAGAGCATCCGCGCCGAAAGCAAAACCTTTCACGTGCACGATGCACGGGTGCGAGCGCCGCTTTTCGCGCTCCGACGAGCTCAACAGGCACGTGCGCATTCACACTGGACAGAAGCCCTTCACGTGCAGCATCTGCTCACGCAGCTTCAGCCGCAGCGACCACCTGACcacgcacacgcgcacgcacacggGGGAGAAGCCCTTTTCGTGTGACGTGTGTGGCAAGAGATTCGCGCGCAGTGACGAACGGAAGAGGCACGGGCGTGTGCACGTGAAGCAGCAGCTCCGTGCGCAGATGATGGCCGCCTACTCGCTGGCCGTGAACGCACCTGGAGTCTGA
- the LOC134876273 gene encoding spore coat protein G-like, translated as MFPFFSLHDEHQQQSDYKETCKDYKETCKETCKDYKETRKDYKETYKDYKETYKDYKETCKDYKETCKETCKDYKETCKDYKETCKDYKETCKETCKDYKETCKDYKETCKDYKETCKETCKDYKETCKDYKETCKETCKDSKETCKDYKETCKDYKETYKDYKETCKDYKETYKDYKETCKDYKETYKDYRDI; from the exons ATGTTTCCCTTCTTCAGTCTGCACGACGAACATCAACAGCAATCT gactacaaagagacctgtaaggactacaaagagacctGTAAAGAGACCTgtaaggactacaaagagactcgtaaggactacaaagagacatataaggactacaaagagacatataaggactacaaagagacctgtaaggactacaaagagacctGTAAAGAGACCTgtaaggactacaaagagacctgtaaggactacaaagagacctgtaaggactacaaagagacctGTAAAGAGACCTgtaaggactacaaagagacctgtaaggactacaaagagacctgtaaggactacaaagagacctGTAAAGAGACCTgtaaggactacaaagagacctgtaaggactacaaagagacctGTAAAGAGACCTGTAAGGACTCCAAAGAGACCTgtaaggactacaaagagacttgtaaggactacaaagagacatataaggactacaaagagacttgtaaggactacaaagagacatataaggactacaaagagacttgtaaggactacaaagagacatataaggactacagagacataTAA
- the LOC134875930 gene encoding F-box only protein 41-like isoform X1 translates to MSSSSSSSSCPSSSSSSSSLPYFCPRCGDGFRFSSVPELRAHLVSRHTYETLLVLSQARVRSSRAGVLLPLHGPVISQKQSSSLGLSLQLDLASSSSTSVHLLREMFGDAPPSAGAPEDLSKALALPGSVEIREVGVLNLQVLDIGLEERLGLGLDLKIGRMFAEVEERVNRRVFRLKAELQRREAELEKERRGRERLKSQKQEVEEKAAYLSRQVSAAAEMMERLKKDLEGKDKELNERQQEMEDIESFLRETAEKEAEAKSRLQVFIEALLERADRAERQLLLLSSHTHLYTHTEPYTHPYIHTHGHTPAVGWGGRSLDASTEDVLADKMQGSIGNRRSYSVSGSCRLGEQLYSQHPYSGVSGLMRTSSLGSGGWDEEGGLVHLQHYAPPWTRRERRTVQEGGCQRTWSKRNCRQYSTEEEEEEEEDDDDDDDDEEIDEEGFWSSAEIRRLVFVQKNTPGSDASPSPARPRLADTLRLRAGLFCVFPYLDVRSLLCAAEVCSDWLFVARHPAVWTRLRLENARVSAEFLTTLSQWCTQTQSVVLHNLKPRSRRADETREDYHKNTRGVVEPGVEVLLRSAGGSLLHLSVSQCPHILTDRTLWLASCYSRNLNTLTYRSSSDPLGHEVLWALGAGCRNISSLQVAPAHPCQQPTRFGNRCLQTIGRCWPRLQYLSVGGAGCGTQGLVALVHSCTHLQVLELERVSDLGLQAATALCEAGLKSVHTLILTHTPVSGQALLHFHSVCENIRSMVVEVSVSDYFEESDSQEAQHLFGEISNTLKVLQKRPGLCDILQVKTG, encoded by the exons atgtcctcctcttcctcctcctcttcctgtccctcttcctcctcctcttcctcctcgctgCCCTACTTCTGCCCTCGCTGTGGCGATGGTTTTCGTTTCTCGTCGGTACCCGAGCTCCGGGCTCACCTGGTCAGCCGACACACCTACGAGACCCTGCTGGTGCTGTCACAG GCTCGTGTCCGGAGCTCCAGAGCCGGCGTCCTGCTCCCCCTCCACGGACCCGTCATCTCGCAGAAACAGAGCTCCTCTCTGGGCCTCTCCCTGCAGCTGGACttggcctcctcctcctcgacCTCCGTCCATCTGCTCAGGGAGATGTTCGGGGACGCTCCACCCTCTGCAGGAGCGCCAGAGGACCTCTCCAAAGCGCTGGCTCTCCCTGGGTCTGTGGAGATACGAGAGGTGGGCGTCCTGAACCTGCAGGTCCTGGACATCGGGCTGGAGGAGCGTCTGGGGCTCGGTCTGGATCTTAAAATCGGACGGATGTTTGCGGAGGTGGAGGAGCGGGTCAACCGACGAGTGTTTCGACTGAAGGCGGAGCTTCAGAGGAGGGAGGCGGAGCTAGAGAAAGAGAGGCGGGGCCGGGAGCGGCTGAAGAgccagaaacaggaagtggaggagaaAGCAGCATACCTGTCCCGACAG GTCTCTGCTGCGGCGGAGATGATGGAGCGCCTGAAGAAAGATCTGGAAGGAAAAGACAAAGAGCTGAACGAACGACAACA ggagaTGGAGGACATCGAGTCTTTTCTGAGGGAAACTGCAGAGAAAGAGGCAGAGGCAAAGTCCAGACTACAG GTTTTCATCGAGGCGCTGCTGGAGCGCGCTGACCGTGCAGAGCGACAgttgctgctgctcagctcacacacacatctgtacacacacactgaaccgTACACACACccctacatacacacacatggacacacacctGCAGTCGGGTGGGGGGGCCGCAGTCTGGACGCCAGCACCGAGGACGTCCTGGCAGACAAGATGCAGGGTAGCATCGGAAACCGG AGGAGCTACAGTGTGTCGGGCTCCTGCAGGCTGGGGGAGCAGCTGTACAGCCAACATCCCTACAG TGGTGTGTCCGGTCTGATGCGGACCTCGTCTCTGGGTTCGGGGGGGTGGGATGAAGAGGGAGGTCTGGTCCACCTCCAACACTACGCTCCACCCTGGACCCGAAGAGAGAGACGGAC GGTGCAGGAGGGAGGATGTCAGAGGACGTGGAGCAAAAGAAACTGTCGCCAATACAGcaccgaagaagaagaagaggaggaggaggatgatgatgatgatgatgatgatgaagaaataGACGAGGAAGGATTCTGGAGCAGCGCTGAGATCAGGAGGCTTGTTTTCGTCCAGAAGAACACACCTGGCTCAG atgcctccccctcccctgccCGTCCTCGCCTGGCGGACACGTTGCGTCTGAGGGCGGGGCTCTTCTGCGTGTTTCCATATTTGGACGTGCGCTCGTTGCTGTGCGCCGCCGAGGTCTGCTCCGATTGGCTGTTTGTTGCTAGGCACCCGGCCGTTTGGACACGCCTCCGGCTTGAAAATGCCAGGGTGTCGGCGGAG ttccTGACCACTCTTTCTCAGTGGTGCACTCAAACCCAGTCCGTGGTTCTACACAACCTCAAGCCTCGGAGCAGACGAGCCGACGAGACGCGGGAGGAttaccacaaaaacacacg AGGCGTTGTGGAACCCGGGGTGGAGGTCCTGCTCCGGTCGGCGGGCGGCAGTCTGCtgcacctgtctgtctctcagtgtccTCACATCCTCACTGACCGGACGCTGTGGTTGGCCAGCTGCTACAGCAGGAACctgaacacactcacatacag GAGCTCTTCAGATCCTCTGGGTCACGAGGTTCTCTGGGCCCTGGGCGCAGGCTGCAGGAACATCAGCAGCCTGCAGGTTGCGCCAGCCCACCCCTg tcaACAGCCCACTCGTTTTGGAAACCGCTGCCTGCAGACGATTGGTCGATGCTGGCCCCGCCTCCAGTACCTCAGTGTGGGCGGGGCCGGCTGTGGGACGCAGGGATTGGTCGCTTTGG tGCATAGCTGTACTCACCTGCAGGTGTTGGAGTTAGAGCGTGTTTCCGACCTCGGCCTGCAGGCGGCGACGGCGCTGTGTGAGGCCGGACTGAAGAGCGTACACACACtgatcctcacacacactcctgtcagCGGCCAGGCCCTCCTGCACTTCcaca gtgtgtgtgagaacatcaGGTCCATGGTGGTGGAGGTGTCGGTGTCGGATTACTTTGAGGAGTCTGACTCTCAGGAGGCTCAGCATCTGTTCGGAGAGATCTCAAACACCCTGAAG GTTCTTCAGAAGCGTCCCGGCCTGTGTGACATCCTGCAGGTTAAAACAGGATga
- the LOC134875930 gene encoding F-box only protein 41-like isoform X2 has product MFGDAPPSAGAPEDLSKALALPGSVEIREVGVLNLQVLDIGLEERLGLGLDLKIGRMFAEVEERVNRRVFRLKAELQRREAELEKERRGRERLKSQKQEVEEKAAYLSRQVSAAAEMMERLKKDLEGKDKELNERQQEMEDIESFLRETAEKEAEAKSRLQVFIEALLERADRAERQLLLLSSHTHLYTHTEPYTHPYIHTHGHTPAVGWGGRSLDASTEDVLADKMQGSIGNRRSYSVSGSCRLGEQLYSQHPYSGVSGLMRTSSLGSGGWDEEGGLVHLQHYAPPWTRRERRTVQEGGCQRTWSKRNCRQYSTEEEEEEEEDDDDDDDDEEIDEEGFWSSAEIRRLVFVQKNTPGSDASPSPARPRLADTLRLRAGLFCVFPYLDVRSLLCAAEVCSDWLFVARHPAVWTRLRLENARVSAEFLTTLSQWCTQTQSVVLHNLKPRSRRADETREDYHKNTRGVVEPGVEVLLRSAGGSLLHLSVSQCPHILTDRTLWLASCYSRNLNTLTYRSSSDPLGHEVLWALGAGCRNISSLQVAPAHPCQQPTRFGNRCLQTIGRCWPRLQYLSVGGAGCGTQGLVALVHSCTHLQVLELERVSDLGLQAATALCEAGLKSVHTLILTHTPVSGQALLHFHSVCENIRSMVVEVSVSDYFEESDSQEAQHLFGEISNTLKVLQKRPGLCDILQVKTG; this is encoded by the exons ATGTTCGGGGACGCTCCACCCTCTGCAGGAGCGCCAGAGGACCTCTCCAAAGCGCTGGCTCTCCCTGGGTCTGTGGAGATACGAGAGGTGGGCGTCCTGAACCTGCAGGTCCTGGACATCGGGCTGGAGGAGCGTCTGGGGCTCGGTCTGGATCTTAAAATCGGACGGATGTTTGCGGAGGTGGAGGAGCGGGTCAACCGACGAGTGTTTCGACTGAAGGCGGAGCTTCAGAGGAGGGAGGCGGAGCTAGAGAAAGAGAGGCGGGGCCGGGAGCGGCTGAAGAgccagaaacaggaagtggaggagaaAGCAGCATACCTGTCCCGACAG GTCTCTGCTGCGGCGGAGATGATGGAGCGCCTGAAGAAAGATCTGGAAGGAAAAGACAAAGAGCTGAACGAACGACAACA ggagaTGGAGGACATCGAGTCTTTTCTGAGGGAAACTGCAGAGAAAGAGGCAGAGGCAAAGTCCAGACTACAG GTTTTCATCGAGGCGCTGCTGGAGCGCGCTGACCGTGCAGAGCGACAgttgctgctgctcagctcacacacacatctgtacacacacactgaaccgTACACACACccctacatacacacacatggacacacacctGCAGTCGGGTGGGGGGGCCGCAGTCTGGACGCCAGCACCGAGGACGTCCTGGCAGACAAGATGCAGGGTAGCATCGGAAACCGG AGGAGCTACAGTGTGTCGGGCTCCTGCAGGCTGGGGGAGCAGCTGTACAGCCAACATCCCTACAG TGGTGTGTCCGGTCTGATGCGGACCTCGTCTCTGGGTTCGGGGGGGTGGGATGAAGAGGGAGGTCTGGTCCACCTCCAACACTACGCTCCACCCTGGACCCGAAGAGAGAGACGGAC GGTGCAGGAGGGAGGATGTCAGAGGACGTGGAGCAAAAGAAACTGTCGCCAATACAGcaccgaagaagaagaagaggaggaggaggatgatgatgatgatgatgatgatgaagaaataGACGAGGAAGGATTCTGGAGCAGCGCTGAGATCAGGAGGCTTGTTTTCGTCCAGAAGAACACACCTGGCTCAG atgcctccccctcccctgccCGTCCTCGCCTGGCGGACACGTTGCGTCTGAGGGCGGGGCTCTTCTGCGTGTTTCCATATTTGGACGTGCGCTCGTTGCTGTGCGCCGCCGAGGTCTGCTCCGATTGGCTGTTTGTTGCTAGGCACCCGGCCGTTTGGACACGCCTCCGGCTTGAAAATGCCAGGGTGTCGGCGGAG ttccTGACCACTCTTTCTCAGTGGTGCACTCAAACCCAGTCCGTGGTTCTACACAACCTCAAGCCTCGGAGCAGACGAGCCGACGAGACGCGGGAGGAttaccacaaaaacacacg AGGCGTTGTGGAACCCGGGGTGGAGGTCCTGCTCCGGTCGGCGGGCGGCAGTCTGCtgcacctgtctgtctctcagtgtccTCACATCCTCACTGACCGGACGCTGTGGTTGGCCAGCTGCTACAGCAGGAACctgaacacactcacatacag GAGCTCTTCAGATCCTCTGGGTCACGAGGTTCTCTGGGCCCTGGGCGCAGGCTGCAGGAACATCAGCAGCCTGCAGGTTGCGCCAGCCCACCCCTg tcaACAGCCCACTCGTTTTGGAAACCGCTGCCTGCAGACGATTGGTCGATGCTGGCCCCGCCTCCAGTACCTCAGTGTGGGCGGGGCCGGCTGTGGGACGCAGGGATTGGTCGCTTTGG tGCATAGCTGTACTCACCTGCAGGTGTTGGAGTTAGAGCGTGTTTCCGACCTCGGCCTGCAGGCGGCGACGGCGCTGTGTGAGGCCGGACTGAAGAGCGTACACACACtgatcctcacacacactcctgtcagCGGCCAGGCCCTCCTGCACTTCcaca gtgtgtgtgagaacatcaGGTCCATGGTGGTGGAGGTGTCGGTGTCGGATTACTTTGAGGAGTCTGACTCTCAGGAGGCTCAGCATCTGTTCGGAGAGATCTCAAACACCCTGAAG GTTCTTCAGAAGCGTCCCGGCCTGTGTGACATCCTGCAGGTTAAAACAGGATga
- the gltpd2a gene encoding ceramide-1-phosphate transfer protein — protein MVLLRRTARPRHLLLAAMLALLLFFSSFWLPQGGGRDCGSAGQPCLKSFRPTAVPPLVAGEAPPLIKECPGQSFQAGQLLKYLKLSLSDPDDVLLGPYLQGWDQLLKFMNSLGTMVSLFSGKVTEKIVAIQELSLKHSAKDHGKRSLHTPAAFGLKTGAYRSLRSMVKVELQEGVVDFSRRTDSGCRTLLRLHRSLLWLKLMLEGLAEGPGTDGEFKTPGELCRNAYIVALAPHHPWVLRQAAEFVFLALPDRQYFLQLVCVRSQREATPVLRIIIDALALVQTRTQRILAEHDMLELP, from the exons ATGGTTCTCCTCAGGCGGACGGCGAGGCCTCGTCACCTGCTGCTGGCGGCCATGTTGGCactgctcctcttcttcagctccttctGGCTCC CTCAGGGTGGAGGCAGAGACTGTGGCAGCGCTGGGCAGCCATGTTTGAAGTCTTTCCGGCCAacg GCTGTGCCCCCATTGGTTGCCGGCGAAGCCCCGCCCCTCATTAAGGAGTGTCCCGGCCAATCGTTTCAGGCCGGGCAGCTGCTGAAGTATTTAAAGCTCAGCCTGAGCGACCCCGATGACGTCCTGCTGGGGCCTTACCTGCAGGGCTGGGATCAGCTGCTCAA ATTCATGAACTCCCTCGGGACGATGGTCAGTTTATTCTCCGGGAAAGTGACGGAGAAAATAGTAGCGATACAGGagctgtcactcaaacacaGCGCAAAGGATCATGGGAAACGTAGTCTACACACCCCAGCCGCATTTGGACTGAAAACAGGG GCGTATCGTTCGCTCCGAAGCATGGTGAAGGTGGAGCTACAGGAGGGCGTGGTCGACTTCTCCCGCCGCACAGACTCCGGCTGCAGGACGCTGCTGCGGCTGCACCGATCGCTGCTCTGGTTAAAACTCATGCTGGAGGGTTTGGCCGAAGGACCGGGCACCGACGGAGAGTTCAAAACACCTGGAGAGCTGTGCAG GAACGCCTACATTGTGGCTCTGGCCCCCCACCACCCCTGGGTGCTGCGTCAGGCGGCAGAGTTCGTGTTCCTCGCCCTGCCGGACCGACAGTACTTCCtgcagctggtgtgtgtgcgGAGCCAGCGGGAGGCCACGCCCGTCCTGCGGATCATCATCGACGCCCTGGCGCTCGTGCAAACGCGGACGCAGCGGATCCTCGCCGAACACGACATGCTCGAGCTGCCCTGA